The Tenacibaculum jejuense genome includes a window with the following:
- the argS gene encoding arginine--tRNA ligase, whose product MSIQSLLEAKVKEGFEKLYETEIPSVEFQATRKDFEGDITVVVFPLLRYKKGNPVQIGNDLGDYLVENVQEVSSFNVVKGFLNLVIDDSFYINFFNEIATNERYGFVTSSTDARMVEYSSPNTNKPLHLGHVRNVLLGYSVSEILKAAGHKVYKTQIINDRGIHICKSMLAWKRFGNGETPASTGLKGDKLVGNYYVKFDQEYKKEISDLVADGMSEDDAKKQAPIFLEAQEMLRKWESGDEETVALWKTMNGWVYEGFDVTYKNIGVDFDKLYYESDTYLLGKDIIEQGLKDGVFFKKEDGSVWCDLTEDGLDEKLVLRSDGTAVYMTQDIGTAIQRAKDFTDLNGMVYTVGNEQDYHFKVLFLILKKLGYNWADQLYHLSYGMVDLPSGKMKSREGTVVDADDLMDEMTNTAREISQELGKLEGYSNEEKESLYRIIGLGALKYFILKVDPKKRILFDPQASVDFQGNTGPFVQYTFARIQSILRKADFDHSKTVSGIDLHEKEKELIKQLELYPEVIQQAAKNYSPAVIANYTYDLVKEFNSFYQNVSILGEENEDKKIFRVQLAKKVADTIASAFRLLGIDVPERM is encoded by the coding sequence ATGAGCATACAATCGTTACTAGAAGCGAAGGTTAAAGAAGGGTTTGAAAAATTATACGAAACTGAAATTCCATCTGTAGAATTTCAAGCAACCCGAAAAGATTTTGAAGGAGATATAACTGTAGTAGTTTTCCCTTTATTACGATACAAAAAAGGAAATCCGGTTCAAATTGGAAACGACTTAGGTGATTACTTGGTAGAAAACGTACAAGAAGTATCTAGTTTTAATGTTGTAAAAGGATTTTTAAACTTAGTTATTGATGATAGTTTTTACATCAATTTCTTTAACGAAATCGCGACTAACGAAAGGTATGGCTTTGTAACTTCTAGTACAGATGCTAGAATGGTTGAATATTCTTCGCCAAACACTAATAAACCTTTACACTTAGGCCACGTTCGTAACGTGTTATTAGGATATTCAGTTTCTGAAATCTTAAAAGCTGCCGGTCATAAAGTTTACAAAACTCAAATCATTAACGATAGAGGAATTCATATTTGTAAATCGATGTTGGCTTGGAAACGTTTTGGTAACGGAGAAACTCCAGCGTCTACAGGTTTAAAAGGAGACAAATTAGTTGGAAATTACTACGTAAAATTCGATCAAGAATACAAAAAGGAAATCAGTGATTTAGTTGCTGACGGAATGAGTGAAGATGATGCTAAAAAACAAGCTCCTATTTTCTTAGAAGCTCAAGAAATGTTACGTAAATGGGAATCTGGTGATGAAGAAACTGTAGCACTTTGGAAAACAATGAATGGTTGGGTGTATGAAGGTTTTGATGTAACATATAAAAATATTGGTGTCGATTTTGATAAATTATATTACGAAAGTGATACCTATTTATTAGGAAAAGATATTATTGAACAAGGATTGAAAGATGGAGTATTCTTTAAAAAAGAAGATGGCTCTGTTTGGTGTGATTTAACTGAAGATGGTTTAGATGAAAAATTGGTATTACGTTCGGATGGAACTGCGGTATACATGACTCAAGATATTGGAACTGCAATTCAACGTGCTAAAGATTTCACTGATTTAAACGGAATGGTTTATACAGTTGGTAACGAACAAGATTATCACTTTAAAGTACTTTTCTTAATCTTAAAAAAGTTAGGTTACAATTGGGCTGATCAATTATATCATTTAAGTTACGGAATGGTTGATTTACCATCTGGAAAGATGAAATCGCGTGAAGGAACTGTTGTTGATGCAGATGACTTAATGGATGAAATGACAAATACAGCTCGTGAAATTTCTCAAGAATTAGGGAAATTAGAAGGATATTCAAACGAAGAAAAAGAATCATTATATCGAATTATCGGACTAGGAGCTTTAAAATACTTCATTTTAAAAGTAGATCCAAAAAAACGAATTTTATTCGATCCGCAAGCTTCTGTAGATTTCCAAGGAAATACAGGTCCGTTTGTACAGTATACTTTTGCTAGAATTCAATCTATCTTAAGAAAAGCAGATTTTGATCATTCTAAAACTGTCTCAGGAATTGATTTACACGAGAAAGAAAAGGAATTAATCAAACAATTAGAGTTATATCCTGAAGTAATTCAGCAAGCAGCAAAGAATTACTCTCCTGCGGTAATTGCTAATTACACATATGATTTAGTTAAAGAATTCAATTCTTTCTATCAAAATGTGTCTATTCTTGGAGAAGAAAATGAAGATAAAAAGATTTTTAGAGTTCAATTAGCAAAAAAAGTAGCAGATACTATTGCTTCTGCATTCCGTTTGTTAGGTATTGATGTTCCTGAAAGAATGTAA
- a CDS encoding YkgJ family cysteine cluster protein → MDKDLENLRELAQEKLQENKKYFQKLKKRTPKRLDLVVREIHEEEFERTDCLNCGNCCKTTSPMFTYKDIERIAKHLKMKVADFVAQYLRIDEDDFHVLQTSPCPFLDLNDNSCFIYDVRPKACAEYPHTNRKKFIQLANLTIKNTEVCPATYRILEELKKRLPQS, encoded by the coding sequence ATGGATAAAGACCTTGAAAATCTTAGAGAATTAGCTCAAGAAAAGCTACAGGAGAATAAAAAATACTTTCAGAAATTAAAAAAGCGTACTCCTAAACGTCTAGATTTAGTTGTTCGAGAGATTCATGAAGAAGAATTTGAACGAACAGATTGTTTAAACTGTGGAAATTGTTGTAAAACTACGAGTCCGATGTTTACTTATAAAGATATTGAACGCATAGCGAAACATTTAAAAATGAAAGTAGCTGATTTTGTTGCTCAATATTTGCGTATCGACGAAGATGATTTTCATGTATTACAAACTTCACCTTGTCCTTTTTTAGATTTAAATGATAATTCTTGTTTCATTTACGATGTTCGTCCGAAAGCTTGCGCAGAATATCCACACACCAATAGAAAAAAGTTTATCCAATTGGCAAATCTTACCATTAAGAACACAGAAGTTTGTCCTGCTACTTACAGGATTCTTGAGGAATTAAAAAAGAGATTACCTCAATCTTAA
- a CDS encoding outer membrane beta-barrel protein codes for MKKNIIAVLAFTICIFSVKAQEENKVEGFQKNDVYISGRVSYGVSFLSDSGRSSEAFIFAPSVGYFVSDKIALDLGVVFSSSFVENSFLGQQEKKQEFGFRLGGDYYFTPQKRFSFLIGADLFFNNVSYESGVLSDENQYGINISPGLNYFISKSFSINASVGSLGYVYTKSESDFISGVSTFVFDLNLSSIVLGLTYRF; via the coding sequence ATGAAAAAAAATATAATTGCTGTATTGGCTTTTACTATATGTATTTTTAGTGTAAAAGCTCAAGAAGAAAATAAAGTAGAAGGGTTTCAAAAAAATGATGTTTATATTTCAGGAAGAGTAAGTTATGGGGTTTCGTTTTTATCAGATTCTGGTAGGAGTTCAGAAGCGTTTATTTTTGCACCATCTGTAGGATATTTTGTGTCAGATAAAATAGCATTAGATTTAGGTGTAGTATTTAGTTCTTCTTTTGTAGAAAATTCATTTTTAGGTCAGCAAGAAAAAAAGCAAGAGTTTGGTTTTCGATTAGGAGGAGATTATTATTTTACTCCACAGAAAAGATTTTCATTTCTAATAGGAGCCGATTTATTTTTCAATAATGTTAGTTATGAATCAGGAGTACTTTCAGATGAAAATCAGTATGGAATTAATATTTCACCAGGACTAAACTACTTTATATCAAAGTCTTTTTCAATAAATGCCTCTGTTGGATCTTTAGGTTATGTGTATACTAAATCAGAATCAGATTTTATAAGTGGTGTAAGTACTTTTGTTTTTGACTTGAATTTATCAAGTATTGTTCTTGGATTAACTTACAGATTTTAA
- a CDS encoding LytR/AlgR family response regulator transcription factor translates to MKKLRCLLVDDEAPAIRLLESYVKKVPFLELVAATTNPIEALGIIEKEELDVIFLDIQMPTITGIQLSKIIKDKINVIFTTAYPQFAIESYELNAVDYLLKPFEFERFYNAILKVKPKEVQNTITNNDEFTFIKTDGKNNFERIYTKDIIYVESLKNYVSIHTKENQIITYNTLKHFENELSSKQFVKVHKSYIVALAHVIKTDSLTVYLSNGNNLPIGDTYKKQFFDRINKFIL, encoded by the coding sequence ATGAAAAAGTTAAGATGTTTATTAGTTGATGATGAAGCTCCTGCAATTCGATTATTAGAATCGTATGTAAAGAAAGTTCCTTTTTTAGAGTTAGTTGCTGCTACTACAAATCCTATAGAGGCTTTAGGAATTATTGAAAAAGAAGAATTAGATGTGATATTTCTAGATATTCAAATGCCAACAATAACAGGAATACAGTTATCTAAAATCATAAAAGATAAAATTAATGTAATATTCACAACTGCTTACCCGCAGTTTGCCATAGAAAGTTATGAGTTAAATGCAGTTGATTATCTTTTAAAACCATTTGAATTTGAACGTTTTTATAATGCTATTTTAAAAGTAAAACCAAAGGAAGTTCAAAATACAATAACAAATAATGATGAGTTTACCTTTATAAAAACTGATGGAAAAAATAACTTTGAACGAATTTATACGAAAGATATTATTTATGTTGAAAGCCTAAAAAATTATGTTTCTATTCATACTAAAGAAAACCAAATCATTACTTATAATACGTTAAAACATTTTGAAAATGAGCTTTCTTCAAAACAATTTGTAAAAGTTCACAAATCATATATTGTAGCTTTAGCGCATGTAATTAAAACTGATTCTTTAACTGTTTATTTATCTAACGGAAATAATCTTCCTATTGGAGATACTTACAAAAAACAATTCTTCGATCGAATTAATAAGTTCATATTATAA
- a CDS encoding T9SS type B sorting domain-containing protein: MKIKKILFLLLLVHAILLKAQGYSVSKFQKINEVNGGFTGMLDIDDSWGISIDNIGDLDGNGVNDIAVGAFGDDDGGSSRGAVWILFLDTDNQVISHTKISNTSGGFTGVLDNDDRFGGAVSYLGDINNDGLIELAVGADYDGDGGFWHGAVWILSLNNDGTVNSHRKISDTQGNFLGFINGDAIFGTDIENIGDLDGDGIQDLAVGSRRDGDGGSRRGAVWILFMNADLTVKDFQKISSTQGNFSGTLQFEDFFGGSVANIGDLDGDGVSDIAVGAYRDDDQLVNSGGFYILFLNTDGTVKNHTKISNLNGGLSNTVSANALFGESIDGVTDIDNDGKIEIIVGALRERNNISFTQTGGFYIIELNRDGTVSEDFLYTYGENCFTGNLEDGDFFGGSVSVLNNTSGNISFAVGAYRDRENGGRKGAVWILELGDKKEYKSSFENTSLCGLNDGSFTISELLANTNYNISYSLNSVATTIQQQSNSQGEIEIAGLSAGKYENIEISRIGFTCVSTLDPIEILNADFIPEYNKTDPTSCGTADGVIEISKLTPNETYVVDYYLNSVLVRNNYTANSAGEVFLTGLTSGRYEYIMIIGTTTPCSDGLGLMELTTTELNATVTSSNESFCGLNDGQIEIANLTPNTFYVINYSFNTNNITIEEQSNSQGEIELIGLSSGNYESVEVNQRGASCSKMLGNIEIEQANFQIEFEKTNPTSCAVADGTISISRLLSNTLYNISYLKEGVRVDNNYNSNSVGEITLSALEPGRYQNIEITDIANSCTDEIIAVDLNTISFSPSVYATNSSSCKVNDGSIVFSNLSVNQFFEVSFEFEGNNENLRIQSNNSGDLVISSLKSGIYENVFIRDVDTGCNTTLPDLNIICVPDEIECFKTKTFFTPNNDGYNDSWSLEMLNSCDYIVYIYDRFGKELARLTPSSPSWNGMYNGKRLPSNDYWYLVEYTNNLGETKYFRSHFALRRI; this comes from the coding sequence ATGAAAATTAAAAAAATACTTTTTTTACTATTACTCGTACATGCTATTTTATTAAAGGCTCAAGGATATTCTGTTTCAAAGTTTCAGAAAATAAATGAAGTTAACGGAGGCTTTACAGGAATGTTGGATATCGACGATTCTTGGGGAATATCAATTGATAATATTGGTGATTTAGATGGAAATGGTGTTAATGATATTGCAGTTGGTGCATTTGGAGATGACGATGGAGGTTCTAGTAGAGGAGCTGTTTGGATTTTATTTTTAGATACAGACAATCAAGTAATTTCTCACACAAAAATTAGTAATACTTCCGGAGGTTTTACAGGTGTTTTAGATAATGATGATAGATTTGGAGGAGCTGTATCTTATCTAGGAGACATAAATAATGACGGATTAATAGAATTAGCTGTTGGCGCAGATTATGATGGCGATGGTGGATTTTGGCATGGTGCTGTTTGGATTTTAAGTCTTAATAATGATGGAACTGTTAATTCGCATAGGAAGATTAGTGATACGCAAGGTAATTTTTTAGGTTTTATCAATGGAGATGCAATTTTTGGAACAGATATAGAAAATATTGGTGATTTAGATGGTGATGGAATACAAGATTTAGCAGTTGGATCTAGGAGAGATGGAGATGGAGGATCGAGAAGAGGAGCAGTTTGGATTTTATTTATGAATGCTGATTTAACTGTAAAAGATTTTCAAAAGATTAGTAGTACACAAGGTAATTTTTCTGGAACATTACAATTTGAAGATTTCTTTGGAGGTTCTGTCGCTAACATTGGTGATTTAGATGGTGACGGAGTTAGCGATATTGCAGTTGGAGCTTACCGAGATGATGATCAATTAGTTAATTCTGGAGGTTTTTATATTCTTTTTCTAAATACAGATGGAACAGTAAAAAATCACACAAAGATTTCTAATTTAAATGGAGGTTTGTCTAATACAGTATCAGCAAATGCATTGTTTGGTGAGTCTATAGATGGAGTTACTGATATTGATAATGATGGAAAAATAGAAATAATAGTTGGTGCATTGCGCGAACGAAATAATATTTCATTTACTCAAACAGGTGGTTTTTATATTATAGAATTAAATAGAGATGGAACAGTCTCAGAAGATTTTTTATATACTTATGGAGAAAATTGCTTCACAGGGAATTTAGAAGATGGAGATTTTTTCGGAGGTTCTGTATCTGTACTTAATAATACTTCTGGAAATATTTCTTTTGCTGTAGGTGCATATAGAGATCGAGAAAATGGAGGAAGAAAAGGAGCAGTTTGGATTTTAGAGTTAGGTGATAAAAAAGAGTATAAAAGTTCTTTTGAAAATACTTCACTATGTGGTTTAAATGACGGAAGTTTTACTATTTCTGAATTGTTAGCGAATACTAATTATAATATATCTTACAGTTTAAATAGTGTCGCAACGACAATTCAACAGCAATCGAATTCACAAGGAGAAATTGAAATTGCGGGACTGTCAGCAGGTAAATATGAAAATATCGAAATAAGTCGAATAGGTTTTACTTGTGTAAGTACTTTAGATCCTATTGAAATACTTAATGCTGATTTTATTCCAGAATATAATAAAACTGATCCAACTTCGTGTGGTACTGCTGATGGTGTTATTGAAATATCAAAACTAACACCTAATGAAACCTATGTAGTAGATTATTATTTGAATAGTGTTCTAGTTCGTAATAATTATACAGCAAATTCTGCTGGAGAAGTATTTTTAACAGGATTAACATCAGGAAGATATGAGTATATCATGATCATTGGTACAACCACACCTTGTTCAGATGGTTTGGGACTTATGGAGTTAACAACTACTGAATTAAATGCGACTGTAACTTCTTCGAATGAGTCCTTTTGTGGTTTAAACGATGGACAAATAGAAATTGCAAATTTAACACCAAATACTTTTTATGTAATTAATTACAGTTTTAATACTAATAATATTACAATAGAAGAGCAATCTAATTCACAGGGAGAAATTGAGTTAATAGGTTTATCATCTGGTAATTATGAAAGCGTAGAAGTGAATCAACGAGGTGCTAGTTGTTCTAAAATGTTAGGAAATATTGAAATAGAACAAGCAAATTTTCAAATTGAATTTGAAAAAACAAACCCTACTTCATGTGCAGTAGCAGATGGAACTATTTCAATATCAAGATTATTATCAAACACCTTATATAATATTTCTTATTTAAAAGAAGGAGTGCGAGTTGATAATAATTATAACTCAAATTCGGTAGGAGAAATTACACTTTCAGCATTAGAACCTGGCAGATATCAAAATATAGAAATAACAGATATAGCTAATTCATGTACTGATGAAATAATAGCTGTAGATTTAAATACCATATCTTTTTCTCCGTCTGTTTACGCAACAAATTCTTCATCTTGTAAAGTTAACGATGGTTCAATCGTATTTTCTAATCTATCTGTCAATCAGTTTTTTGAGGTGTCTTTTGAGTTTGAAGGAAATAATGAAAATTTAAGGATTCAGTCTAATAACTCTGGAGATCTTGTAATTTCTAGTTTAAAGTCAGGGATTTACGAAAATGTGTTTATTAGAGATGTTGATACAGGTTGTAATACAACGCTACCAGATTTGAATATAATATGTGTTCCTGATGAAATAGAATGTTTTAAAACGAAGACCTTTTTTACACCAAATAATGATGGATATAACGACAGTTGGTCATTAGAAATGCTTAATTCGTGCGATTATATTGTTTATATCTATGATAGGTTTGGAAAAGAATTAGCTCGTTTAACTCCATCGTCACCTTCTTGGAACGGAATGTACAATGGTAAAAGATTGCCTTCAAATGATTATTGGTACTTAGTAGAATATACCAATAATTTAGGAGAAACAAAATACTTTAGATCACATTTTGCACTACGAAGAATTTAA
- the lpdA gene encoding dihydrolipoyl dehydrogenase — MKYDIIVIGSGPGGYVTAIRASQLGFKTAVVEKESLGGICLNWGCIPTKALLKSAQVYDYLKHVDEYGLKAEAIDKDFDAVIKRSRGVADGMSKGVQFLMKKNKIDVIDGFGKIKTGKKVDVTAEDGTVTEYSADHIIIATGARSRQLPSLPQDGKKVIGYREAMTLPQQPKSMIVVGSGAIGVEFAHFYNAMGTEVTIVEYMPNIVPVEDKDVSKQMERSFKKSGIKVMTNSSVESVDTSGDGVKATVKTKKGEQVLEADIVLSAVGIKTNIENIGLEDVGIVTDRDKILVNDWYQTNIPGYYAIGDVTPGPALAHVASAEGITCVEKIAGLHTETIDYGNIPGCTYATPEIASVGLTEEKAKEQGYDIKVGKFPFSASGKAKAAGTPEGFVKVIFDAKYGEWLGCHMIGAGVTDMIAEAVLGRKLETTGHEVLKAVHPHPTMSEAVMEAVADAYDEVIHL; from the coding sequence ATGAAATACGACATTATAGTAATTGGATCTGGTCCTGGAGGTTATGTAACTGCCATTAGAGCTTCTCAATTAGGTTTTAAAACCGCTGTAGTTGAAAAGGAAAGTTTAGGTGGTATTTGTTTAAACTGGGGATGTATTCCAACTAAAGCTTTATTAAAATCTGCACAAGTTTATGATTACTTAAAACATGTTGATGAATATGGTTTAAAGGCTGAAGCTATTGACAAAGACTTTGATGCTGTAATAAAAAGAAGTCGTGGTGTTGCTGATGGAATGAGCAAAGGTGTTCAATTCTTAATGAAGAAAAACAAAATCGATGTCATTGACGGTTTTGGAAAAATTAAAACTGGTAAAAAAGTAGATGTTACTGCTGAAGATGGAACTGTAACTGAATATTCTGCAGATCATATTATTATTGCAACTGGAGCTCGTTCTCGTCAATTACCAAGTTTACCACAAGATGGTAAAAAAGTAATTGGATATAGAGAAGCGATGACATTACCTCAACAACCAAAATCTATGATTGTTGTTGGTTCTGGTGCAATTGGAGTTGAGTTTGCTCACTTCTATAATGCAATGGGTACAGAAGTAACTATTGTTGAATATATGCCAAATATTGTTCCTGTTGAAGATAAAGATGTTTCTAAACAAATGGAGCGTTCTTTCAAAAAATCAGGAATTAAAGTAATGACAAATTCTTCTGTTGAGTCTGTAGATACATCTGGTGATGGAGTAAAAGCTACAGTTAAAACTAAAAAAGGAGAACAAGTTTTAGAAGCTGATATTGTTTTATCTGCTGTTGGTATTAAAACAAACATTGAAAACATCGGATTAGAAGATGTTGGAATTGTTACAGATAGAGATAAAATCTTAGTAAACGATTGGTACCAAACTAATATTCCTGGTTATTATGCTATTGGAGATGTAACTCCTGGTCCAGCTTTAGCACACGTTGCTTCTGCTGAAGGAATTACTTGTGTTGAAAAAATCGCTGGTTTACACACAGAAACTATCGATTACGGAAATATTCCTGGATGTACATATGCAACTCCAGAAATTGCTTCTGTTGGTTTAACTGAAGAAAAAGCGAAAGAGCAAGGTTACGATATTAAAGTTGGTAAATTCCCATTCTCTGCTTCTGGTAAAGCAAAAGCTGCTGGAACTCCTGAAGGTTTCGTAAAAGTAATCTTCGACGCTAAATACGGAGAGTGGTTAGGTTGTCATATGATTGGTGCTGGTGTTACTGATATGATTGCTGAAGCTGTTTTAGGTAGAAAATTAGAAACTACTGGCCATGAAGTATTGAAAGCAGTTCACCCTCACCCAACAATGAGTGAAGCTGTTATGGAAGCTGTTGCTGATGCTTATGATGAAGTAATTCACTTATAA
- a CDS encoding DUF5694 domain-containing protein codes for MSIRIITITICLLGQTIFSQKKLIQEHFKEIKTSDVFILGSFHFANPGLDTYKQKHAVNIFSEEKQKELKELLRTIKKFAPTKIAVEWRASKQKKLDSLYNAYIKGNFKLKSNEIYQIGFRLGKLLGHKKIYAVDASARNFKSDLSKKEHEAKQAYFIDKADEKMLKREMNIDKTYFSLYEKEDKLKTEVSLLEFFRVLNNDDVINQSHGHYLIGDFKMGEREKNDYYGADRAIWWYSRNLRIFQNLLNINTPGEDKVFVLIGAGHLPILNFLAKASVDFKITTLEQIINQ; via the coding sequence ATGAGTATTAGAATTATTACAATCACAATCTGCTTACTAGGTCAAACAATCTTTAGTCAGAAAAAATTAATACAAGAACATTTTAAAGAAATCAAAACTTCAGATGTATTCATTTTAGGATCATTCCATTTTGCAAATCCAGGGTTAGATACATACAAACAGAAACATGCAGTAAATATTTTTTCCGAAGAAAAACAAAAAGAATTAAAAGAGCTGTTAAGAACGATTAAAAAATTCGCGCCAACAAAAATCGCTGTAGAGTGGAGGGCTTCTAAACAAAAAAAGCTAGACTCGTTATATAACGCTTACATAAAAGGAAATTTTAAACTGAAATCGAATGAAATTTATCAGATAGGTTTTCGACTGGGAAAATTGCTAGGACACAAAAAAATATACGCTGTAGATGCTTCTGCAAGAAATTTTAAAAGTGATTTATCAAAGAAAGAACATGAGGCAAAACAAGCGTATTTCATTGATAAAGCAGATGAGAAAATGCTAAAAAGAGAAATGAATATTGATAAAACATATTTCAGTTTATATGAAAAAGAAGACAAGTTAAAAACAGAGGTAAGTTTATTAGAATTTTTTAGAGTGTTAAATAATGATGATGTCATAAATCAAAGTCATGGACATTATTTGATCGGTGATTTTAAGATGGGAGAACGTGAAAAAAATGATTATTACGGAGCTGATAGAGCGATATGGTGGTACAGTAGAAATTTAAGAATATTTCAAAACTTACTTAACATTAACACACCAGGAGAAGATAAAGTTTTTGTACTGATAGGAGCAGGACACTTACCCATTTTAAATTTTTTAGCTAAAGCTTCTGTAGATTTTAAAATAACAACATTAGAACAAATTATAAATCAATAA
- a CDS encoding DUF5694 domain-containing protein, with the protein MKLIKILTIGQILLGTLGFSQEIKFNADRKGLESNVQKIEVLNFGTFHMGETSDENKTEFDENDKENQKAVHKIAAMLAKFKPTVILVETRPEYDEKLQALYKEYVKNPNMKFKNPNEVELLAYELGRLSGTKRIYGIDHKMSYNYKIAGEINNEIDKEMLYKYYQNPIPFHTNLKVDRDNLSLLNQLKFSNHDLYLDFLITVNADMLTHAGTKKGFEGADEAAKYYQRNLRMYSNLNRVKLTKEDRVFILMGASHTAFFRDFISRSPKYKMVNTFDYLK; encoded by the coding sequence ATGAAATTAATTAAAATTTTAACCATAGGACAAATATTATTAGGAACATTAGGATTTAGTCAAGAAATAAAGTTCAACGCAGATAGAAAAGGTTTAGAAAGTAATGTTCAAAAAATAGAAGTATTAAACTTTGGAACCTTTCATATGGGAGAAACTTCAGATGAAAATAAAACTGAGTTTGATGAAAATGATAAAGAAAATCAAAAAGCAGTACACAAAATAGCAGCGATGCTCGCTAAATTTAAACCAACAGTTATTTTAGTTGAAACAAGACCAGAATACGATGAAAAATTACAAGCCTTATATAAGGAATATGTAAAGAATCCGAACATGAAATTTAAAAATCCAAACGAAGTAGAGTTGTTAGCTTATGAATTAGGAAGATTATCTGGTACTAAAAGAATTTACGGAATAGATCATAAAATGAGTTATAATTATAAGATTGCTGGTGAAATAAACAATGAAATTGATAAGGAAATGTTGTATAAATATTACCAAAACCCAATTCCATTTCACACAAACCTTAAAGTAGATAGAGATAATTTAAGTTTATTAAATCAATTAAAATTCTCTAATCACGATTTATACTTAGATTTTTTAATTACTGTGAATGCAGATATGTTAACACATGCAGGAACTAAAAAAGGTTTTGAAGGTGCAGATGAAGCAGCAAAATACTATCAAAGAAACTTAAGAATGTATTCAAATTTGAATAGAGTTAAATTAACAAAAGAAGATCGAGTTTTTATTTTAATGGGAGCTAGTCATACTGCGTTCTTTAGAGACTTTATAAGTAGAAGTCCGAAATATAAAATGGTAAACACATTTGATTATTTAAAGTAA
- a CDS encoding sensor histidine kinase — translation MEIKNQFKYHFLFGFVLIFMNVFRKYVTLGHETFIKQFNIFGVVLTTTYFITFFSVYILNIKVICPKTLARKNLTYFFLAQISLFFVFPAIRYFLEEVVLYAITGFHNYSEQSRAFWYYVFDNSYYSLKVILFSTFTYLLFVFLKNKDKIYLLELEQQKAELGALKNQLEPHFLFNTLNVFYSELAETQPKTAKGIHKLSELLRYLTYEAQKDYMPLHREIKFIKDYMYFYEKRFEDNLFVNLFIKGDVGNQEIPSLMLIHFIENIFKHGIVNDPSFPAEINIEVTENHLNLKTKNKIAFVKHYSSKGIGRENLKKRLSLLFDNNYIFDFIENDVEYSTHLQIPLKK, via the coding sequence ATGGAAATAAAGAATCAGTTTAAATATCACTTTCTGTTTGGTTTTGTTCTTATTTTTATGAACGTCTTCAGAAAGTATGTAACGCTTGGTCATGAGACATTTATAAAGCAGTTTAATATTTTCGGTGTTGTTTTAACTACCACTTATTTCATTACTTTTTTTAGTGTTTACATTTTAAATATTAAAGTAATTTGTCCGAAGACTTTAGCCAGAAAGAACCTTACTTATTTCTTTTTAGCACAAATTTCTTTATTCTTTGTTTTTCCAGCAATACGTTATTTTTTAGAAGAAGTCGTTTTATATGCAATTACAGGATTTCATAATTATTCAGAACAAAGTCGTGCTTTTTGGTACTATGTTTTTGATAATTCATATTACAGTTTAAAAGTTATTCTTTTTAGTACGTTTACCTATTTACTTTTTGTGTTTTTAAAGAATAAAGATAAAATTTACCTACTGGAATTAGAACAACAAAAAGCAGAATTAGGCGCTTTAAAAAACCAATTAGAGCCTCACTTCTTATTCAATACACTTAATGTATTTTATTCTGAACTAGCAGAAACACAACCAAAAACGGCTAAAGGAATTCATAAATTATCAGAATTGTTACGTTATTTAACTTACGAAGCACAGAAAGACTACATGCCATTACATCGTGAAATTAAGTTTATTAAAGATTATATGTATTTCTATGAAAAACGTTTTGAAGATAATTTATTTGTCAACCTATTTATTAAAGGAGACGTTGGAAATCAAGAAATTCCTTCACTCATGCTAATTCATTTTATTGAAAATATTTTTAAGCACGGAATAGTTAATGATCCAAGTTTTCCGGCAGAAATCAATATTGAAGTAACAGAAAATCATTTGAATTTAAAAACTAAAAATAAAATTGCTTTCGTAAAACATTATAGCTCTAAGGGAATTGGTAGAGAAAATTTAAAAAAACGTTTATCGCTTTTATTTGACAATAATTATATTTTTGATTTCATTGAAAATGATGTAGAATATAGTACACATTTACAAATCCCTTTAAAAAAGTAA